Genomic window (Oryza sativa Japonica Group chromosome 3, ASM3414082v1):
GTGGACATGCATTTCCGTGTCCATTTTCCACTTCTTTTAAACTTTTCTAGTTGAGCCATATGCATCAAAAAGGACAGAAATTTTTGATGGAAATGCAGGTGTGGTAGTTTGTGCATTACATATACATTCAGATAAGGTGGGTTGCTAGCTAGAGACTGAGTTAATGTTAATCTTTTGACATTATACACTACGCTTCAAAGTGAAAATTAGGTAACTGCACTGAATGGAAAATGGCAACACTATTAGGTCTAGCTACTAGCAGAGCCATCTCTAAGAATTTAAggccttaattttttttagggtaAACACAGCTAGGGATTTATTCAATTTAAGGCCTTAATTTGAAATGGAAAATATAAAGCCCTAAAACTAGAAAATTTATATAACCAAAACAACATACTTTCATTTAATTATATAACTTTAATACATGTTATTTCttaccatattttaatataaaagAGTAAAGGTAGTACTCAAGCACCTTGAGTGTACTTTGGTCTACATGATAGTTATGGTCCACTGAGATATTGTTTTAGTTGATCTTTTATTGAAAAACTCGGGAGCTCTAATTTTTTGGGGTCCCCTGTGCGGCTGGTCGCCTCGCCCTGAGTCGATAGCCTTGACTATACACGCTTTTTCTTGTATAAGTAATTtatgtttaaaaatatatatgtaaaagtactatgataatttttttctctACAGGTTCAAATTATCatgatttgtgtttttttttcatgcttgtGCTTGTAAGtcccatgaaaaaaaatgaaatgatcTAAATTTCACTCTATTCAAGTCTAGCAAGTAGCAAGCTAGGAGCTAGCCCTTAAGGGTGTTTACAATGCGTTGACGTGGCGTTCAGTCTCACTCCAAAAAACAGAATATTTGTGGCCACGTATGCACGCCGCTCGGCCTCCTCAGGTTCGCGTAGCCAACTTTGGCTACGCGTTCCTCGTTGTAGGTGGGCCCACAAtcgtgcgtcgccgcctcgaTTCCACCGCTCGACGCCGCCGAATAGAGGAGCCGGAGCTCGCCAGCTTCCACCGCCCGACGCCACCGGAGAGAGGAGGCGCTggagaagggagaggggagagccACCGATAGGGGGAGATACCGGCGACCGGCGCCGTCGCGGGGCAGGTTGAGGCCCCGGCTGCTCCCGCGCCAGATCCGCGCCGCCCGCTGTCcctcgctcccgccgccccgcctccGCTCGGCGCCGCTCGGGGGAGGGAGGACCTCGCTCCAGCGTCGCCTGTGccgccgagctgccgccgccgtcattgAGGCCATCCCGCAGTCGaagttgctgccgccgccttcgagccaccgccgccgtctcccaAGGCCGGATCCGGCGACCCTAAGGCCGGATCTGGCGAGGAGGGGCACGGAGCGGAGCGGCCGTCGTCGAGCCGTCGGCACCATCGTCGAGCCGCTGGCACCGTCGTCGCGGAGAGATGGGAGGGAGAGCGGATGAGATAGGGAGGGAGAGGTCGGGCGCCGACAGCCAACAAGGAGGGGGCGGCGTGGAGGAAGGCGTCCCGGCAGCCATGGCGATGATTTCGCAGAGAAAGGATTTCGCGACGATGAGGACGGGgaggaacgaggaggggaagaggaaaAGTGACTTGTGACTTGTGGGACCCACTAAAACAATAGTCCACACGCGCTATGAAATATTGCACCGTGGAGCTTGTGGCTTTTGAAGTTCTTAGGTCAATTTGGCACCCCAGGCTGAACAAAACGTGTGACGCATTGCTCATGCCCTAATAACTTCAATCCAAGCTGAAGTTGTCAGCACTGTGATGGCATGGGAGAAATTTTTCCCTTCAAATTAACTTGTTTCTTTCACGAGCTTTTTAAGAAACTAATCGCTTTCCCTCACCACGAAGACTAGTTCGTCATATATATTCCACTAATTGACGATCGATCATTATTAGAATATTAGTGGAAGCATATATTCGTCAGCTTTAGAACTACTTTTGTGTTTGAAAATGAACTTATCTAATTATGAAGATCATATAACTGGTATATATGCATGTCATGAAACGACATGAAACATAAGTGCCTACGAGGTTTTTCCAAGCAGTTAACGTCATAGATTTTGAGCTAATGCATGCCTTTTGGTCAAGTAATTTTCACATGACCCCATAAATATAAAAAGCGTATATTTTTCTTGTCCTTTAAATAAAATTTCCACAATTAGGGAACAAATTAATGATAGTTCCAAATAAAGGATAAAACTGCCACTGCATGCATTAGCGGAATTTAGAAAAGTACTGCAAGTTAACAATCTTTTATCTAGAAGATCTTCCAGTTACCGTTAATATCAGCAGTTGCCTTAATGAAAAACTTGAAATTAAATCACAATAATTCCATGTGATATATTTGTGgtcaaattaaattttagaaatttctttTACATACGCATGAGAGCTTACTAATTTGTATTTtgttaaagaaaaaacaataaaactTCAAGTATGTACATTTGGCAACAGCAcaagtacttttttttaaaaaaaaaaacccacaagAATAGTTGCAAAAGAAACTTAAATCCAAATCTTGTTTTAGCCAGAGAGTTACATGTCACAATTGTTTTATCTTACATTAGCTGTGTGAATATTACTGTGCAGGTAACAAAAGgctaagaaaaagaaacaagaatAAATAAAGCCAAAACCTAATAtattccctccgtactcgtaaaggaagtcgtttaggacaatgtttaagtcaaatcttggaaatataaatcatgaataactctcaagttgttaagtttgaaaatgtaaaaattatatgaatagatttgtcttcaaaaatactttcataaaatttttaaagtatacatatatcactttttcaacaaatatttttatagaaataagaagtcaaagttatgttttggagaccgtgtcgctctccaaaacgatttcctttacgagtacggagggagtataccacTAATTAACcacaccaaacacacacacatatgtatcCATCGAGACGGCGACATCACAACTTAATTAATGATAATCGAAAGTTTTTTTAACAACAACCATTTAATTCTGAAATTTGGATGCATGGATGGATGATAGAATATTAATTGGCTACCCCCTCCTAGAAAACCACATGGAGATTTGCAGTCTCTACCAACCAACTAGGACGATGACGTCACCAACGACGACCATGCAACGTTACGTACTCCGGCCGCCATGATCGATCGCTCACGGCGGAGGGATGACGATGCAGCCGTCGGCGGCGcagtgcggcggcgggcggtgggcgaAGGCGATGCACTCCTCCGGCGAGCGCTGGTGCGGCCAGTCCGGGATGCAGTTCATCCGGTCGTCGCGGAGCGGGACGTGGAGGCAGGACACCGGCTCGTCGCAGAAGTAGTTGCCGGCGATGGTGAGGTTCCTCAGCCTGGGTAGCTCGCAGATGGCCTCGgggacctcgccggcgagcatgtTGTGGCCGACGTTGAGCACCTCCAGGCTCTCCATGTCGCCGACGCTGGCCGGCAGCTCACCGGCGAGCTCGTTGTGGCTGAGGTCGAGCACCCTGAGCTTCTTCAGCTTGCCGATCTCCGGCGGGATGCAGCTGCTGATGCTGGTGTTGAGGAGGATGAGCTCCACCAGCGTGTCCGCCATGTCGCCGATGGACGGCGGCAGGCAGCCGGCGAGACGGGTGTTGGCGAGCACGATCACCGACGCCGTCGAGTTGGTGAGGCTTGCCGACGACAGCGACACGTTGAAGCGGTTGTCGTTGGCGAAGATGGCGTCGAGGCCGAGCCGGCGGccgaagacggcggcggggagctcgcCGTCGAAGGCGTTGAAGCGGAGGTCGAGGAACTTGAGCCCCGGCAGCGAGGTGAGGAACGCCGGGaacgcgccggcgaggaggttgTTGCTGACGTCGAGCTCGAAGAGGAGGCGCATGTGCTgcatcgacggcggcagcgtgCCGCGGAAGCGGTTGGAGTTGAGGTGGAGGAGCGcgacgtcggcgaggaggccgaggtGGTCGGGGAGGCACCCGGCGATGTCGCCGTGGTTGaggtcgacgccggcgacggtgagGACGTGCGGATCGtcgggcgccgccgcgcagTAGACGCCGGTGTAGTTGCACACGAACGGCCCGCACCAATCCTCCGTCAGGTTCTTGGGGTCCTCGGTGATGGCGTGCTTCCACGCCTGGAACGCCACgtacgccgcctccagccgctcattgaacggcgacagcggcagcgatggcggcggcgccggcgacgccgaaggcgacggcgaaggtgaaggagaaggagaggggagaggctgGGAGAGAcatggaaggagaaggaggcagaggaggagggggaaaagtTGGAGAGTTCTTGGCTTTGAGAGAAGAAGAATTAGCTGCATTTTGGTTGAATTGTTGCAATGCTTAATTAGAGAGAGAAACTAGAGAGATGGAGAGGATGAGAGAGGTAATAGGAAGAGAGTGTTCAGCACTGTGGTATGGTCTTGGATTTTGAGGTGGTTATATATGGAGTTTTTTTAGGTGGAGGGGGATTGTGTTATGCTTGGTCATGGATGGATGTTGACTTAATTTTGTTCATTCATATATAGGAGTGAATTTCTAGTTGGTGTTTGGGGCTTTGGAAGTTAGCATCATGAAGATCCATAGAAAGTTGTATAATCTTTTCAGTCCAAGGTAGATCAACATGACATATATtgctttcatattttttttacttaattaACATCTTAATATTCATGGTTCACAAAACCATCCAAAAGACCCACAaattctcctctttttttttgttatttaccTATGGTTCGAGTTAACAAACCGCTCAGTAAAACGATCAAATAAAAAACCAAActgccttttcttttgtaaaattTATCTAAATTTCAACGGATTTCACGAAAATCATTAAAAAGACGAAACCGCTCAGGAGCATTATTCAATTAGCAAACAGTCTTGTGAAGTTGTGAACCGTGCTCTAAGTTGCAACATTTTCTTTTCTGCGAAACAAACCTGCAACATGTGATTTGCATTTCTTTTTGtaattttacattaaaaatatttagaatGTAATTTTGAACATGATGATAGCTAGTAAAATTATAGAGGGAAATTTGACGGTCGAGATTTCAGAGCAACAAATAAAAAGAACAGCAGGTGACTGTACagatttttttacttttttttagaaaaagggTAATTTTTACCCGGCCTTTGTATATATCCAACCGGACAAAATATTATATCCTTGCAAAATGGAAAGCAGAAAGCGATTTTCGCTAATGCAGAATCCCCCTTTTCTCATACAGGGAATAATGGCTCTGCACGGTTTATTCTGAATCTGATACATAAAATTTCCCTACCTAGGATGGCGTTTATGCTGAAGATCATTGTGATGCCTGACTAAGTAGTGCATGTACACTAGGACAACAAAACTTTCTGGGCATCACACACAGGGTTTCAGGTGAGAGGTCATTGTCAATATTCATCTCCAGTCTCCATCCCTGTCTTGTAGGACGAGAGATTAGGCGCTAAAAATCAATTAAGATCAGCGTGAGGTCAGACTCGTCAGTCGTCAGGCATCACACTGCTCTTCAACTGGTAGGGCTCATCTTAATTCGTTGGCTTAGCATGCAAGATTAATCTGTTCACATCTGTTCGCGCGCTAGGACCAGCATTAGTGCACAAATGTCGCTGTAAGGGcttttggagagagagagagagagagagcttgagctTAGCACAAATGGAAGCATCAGAGGAGCTAGAGGAGAACATGGCTGGTTCAGCTTCAGCTCTGTAACATGACCTCCTTACCTCTCGCTTGTTGGCACATCTTGAGCACGCACGCACTCCCTCTCTTATCATGGTCAGTGTTTCTAACAGCTACAGCTTCACTAAAAATCTCCAATTTTATAAACAGTTCATATTCTAACTTAGATGATCAAAATTTATAGttatagaattaaaaaaaaagaaacataagaGGTCAAAAGTCGAGAAACTTAACTTTTCCATATTCTCATCAGCTGTCTACTCACCTATTATTTCTTAGAGCTCGAGCTCCcccaaaacaaactaaaataactCAACGTGTGTTTCTGGCTTTCTGCACATCTGCATCCACTGCATCTCTCTCTCAAGATTCACTGTCAGAGGCTCCAGCTTAACCCAATCCGGTAGGTGAGGGAAAATGGTGGCTGGTGAGATTGCATTTCCCTGCACCGAATCTTCTCGCAACAAATGCGGTTTTAGGTTAATGTTTTACCCATTCCTTTTGCACCTTCGACTGTAACTGtactatattattattattattaaccaCAGAGAAGGTTAATCTTCACACTTGCTGCCGACAGGTTGCATGGACAGCCTTCTCTAATCCGTGACAAAAACAATAAAATGATCTATCGGTGCTAGCTAATTGGGAATTGCTTGAACGAGATGAACCATCCTTTTTCTGCCTAATGGAATAGACTATGATTCGAATGCCTTTTAGCACACGAGGTGCATATGCAGCAGATCGATAGAGGAACTGTAGTTGATCAGACTGAACTTTCATCATCGTTTTCTCTGAATTGCAGACAAAGAAACCCAATGGAGAATATTTGCTGCCTGCCTTCAGTTTCTCTTCTGGTTACATGGTGACATCCATCCAATGCAATCGATCGATTTGTCTACATGGCCTGCAGACAAGAAGGCTCACCATATGATCCCTGCATAAGATATGTTCTTAATTATTTGGAGTTTAGAGCAAGTGAGACATGATCAATTGACATGTCTCCTTGATATGTATGGCTCGGTTCAGAGATTGTGCATGCATGAAGCTGGTCTAATATGGTCAAGCAGGTACTATATAGCTATCCCAGCAACAGTCACTgcaccatgcatatatatagaaattaagTCCAAACCAAACATCAGGAATATGTATATGAATTCAGCTTCTACCATGAAACTCTACTGGTAGTCCAACATCCACGTCAGCTCAGTACAATGCAATGGGCCGTTGCTAATTGAAGCTCAAGGCACACCTTGGATCAAGAAATGTAATACAAACAGGAAATAAATATGCATACCAAAAGGTTTGCAGAAGCAGAGATGCGTACCGCGGTGACAATTAATTATAAAAGTAAGTTTGGATTGCTATAAATTTCCAGCAAACTCTGCAGTAAAGAGACCACCGTCAAATTGTCTAAAATTAATGGGATATGGTCATATGTAGAAGATGTAAGATTAATTGCAAGAATGCATAATGATTTGTCCAACTATAATTAATGCATGAGATGTGATGATGTGAGCTAGTGAGGGTGTACAAAAATGTCATCGGACACCCACCGTTGTACTTACTTGATTTGAGTTGGAAGGATTAATTCGATATGGATCAAAGGAAGTGACCTTTGTCCAGCCTCTCATGGCTCATCACCTagatttttcacaatttgatcctttttaaaaatttattttgcaaatagacttaaaaaaaacttatctaAAAAATAGTCCTTCTTAGAACGTCAGAGTAGCTAGCGGCACCGGCCAAGGGACGACAGCAGCCTCTCTGGCGGCCGTGGCGGGGCGGTGTTGAGGTGGCAGGGGGAGCGTGCCAATGTGGCTGGAgctgccccccccccctaattttttttgatatttttttcacacttagaaGCATACAAGAACtaaccatataaaaaataaactcaaatggacgaaatacgtgacttgtagaattttccaaagctatACCGAAAAGCCCCCCCTCTCCCTGCTCTTCGTTGTTTTGGTTTTTCCTATAGTCCCCAAAAAGAGTAGATTAGATTTCAAACACTCTTAACCTTTTTTTACATCCTATAAACaataaagaaaaagttagggtttgtgtttttttacatcgggtgtcatttcttaaaatagacataactttctcatacggacttaGAATCAGGTcaataatatatccacggacatctataGAAAAAGTTATATCCAATTCTTACTAGCTTCGTCGGGTTCGGCGAAAGTAGAatctccaaattccgcttgcaagattatGTTTACGAGGCGAGAAGCTTTTCGGTAGAGTTTTGAAAAATTCTACAGGTCACACATATTTCTTctatttgagtttattttttgtaTGTTTGGTTCTTGTGTGCTCCTAAGtgcaaaaaaatatcaaaaaaaaattagggggGCGGTGCCAGCCACATTGGCGCGCTCCCCTGCCACCTCAGCGCCACCCCACCatggtggcaggaggacggcgccagagaggctggtgCCGTCCCGTTGGACAACGGCGCCAACTattctggcgccccaaaaaggatcattttcggaataagttttttcaggagtctatttgcgaaataagtttttcaaaatgactgagttgtgaaaaatccagggcTCATCACCCCCTGCTATATAGCCAATGACTACAAGCAAGCATGATCAGTTATCCTTACGACAGGTTAACCATAGAATAATAGAAATACTCAAAAAAGTAGTACAGCAAGCTGTGTGGTCTGGTTCACACAAGTTTGGCACACAATCTGGATACAGAAAGACTGGAAAATCCATTGGTGATGTTCCTGTTTCATGAATTCGGAAGCTTTGAAATTGTACAGGTCTCAGAGCAGAACTACCACAATAGCTGCAGAGTACAGTCACAGTCACAGAAGAATATAAAAGCGCACATAATATTAAgcgccatgcatgtgcaagtgaTAGTTAAAGAATTAATCTGCAGGTAATCAACAACGGAAAGCTAAACGCTTGCATGATCGAAGGACTCCATCGGCGCTGCTGAAGCTTGATATTGCCCAAGCTTTTGATTCCATTTCTTGGCAATTCATTTTGGAAGTTTTGGAGCACAAAGGCTTCGGCCTTCGGTGGCGCTCGTGGGTTGCCATGTTGTTTCGAACAGCTAGCTCAAGGGTCTTAATCAATGGTGAGCCGGGCTGCCCAATTCTTCATCGGCGAGGAGTTCGCCACGGAGATCCCATTTCCCCTATGATT
Coding sequences:
- the LOC4333524 gene encoding leucine-rich repeat extensin-like protein 6; the encoded protein is MQLILLLSKPRTLQLFPLLLCLLLLPCLSQPLPSPSPSPSPSPSASPAPPPSLPLSPFNERLEAAYVAFQAWKHAITEDPKNLTEDWCGPFVCNYTGVYCAAAPDDPHVLTVAGVDLNHGDIAGCLPDHLGLLADVALLHLNSNRFRGTLPPSMQHMRLLFELDVSNNLLAGAFPAFLTSLPGLKFLDLRFNAFDGELPAAVFGRRLGLDAIFANDNRFNVSLSSASLTNSTASVIVLANTRLAGCLPPSIGDMADTLVELILLNTSISSCIPPEIGKLKKLRVLDLSHNELAGELPASVGDMESLEVLNVGHNMLAGEVPEAICELPRLRNLTIAGNYFCDEPVSCLHVPLRDDRMNCIPDWPHQRSPEECIAFAHRPPPHCAADGCIVIPPP